In Brienomyrus brachyistius isolate T26 chromosome 3, BBRACH_0.4, whole genome shotgun sequence, the following proteins share a genomic window:
- the LOC125739112 gene encoding transmembrane protein 53-like isoform X1, with product MCGKRRVIILRCRSCLLDDRLVRWNTMPGLMRVFQTKGGIGLTNSREFLEDRSFSWRNSLKWNSDRKVVTMMSMSAILSGVTAHKISKTITFLSNEFVVLSRPPQGGARPLLLLLPWLGSQPRGLAKYCDIYLRNGFDVLIVESRVSQFLWPKWGLDYGMKVLEVLQSDRFVWRPLLVHAFSVGGYTFSQLLVHICRNPGQYDGLIRRLRGQVYDSLVMGSLDRMAVGLGRSLLPQGESLVRAASMLYFRAFKRHTVDYFNTNIDIFWHRPIQAPALFFSSENDPMCDHLKMKEMIEDWRKQGVRVDCKAWKDSTHAGHLRDHPQEYLSTLQEFIHSLSMVPLKAKM from the exons ATGTGTGGAAAAAGAAGGGTTATTATCCTGAGGTGCAGGAGCTGTCTGCTAGATGACAGGTTAGTCAGGTGGAACACCATGCCAGGCTTAATGCGTGTTTTCCAGACAAAGGGAGGAATTGGACTCACTAACTCACGGGAGTTCCTGGAGGACAG GTCCTTCTCCTGGCGAAATAGTCTGAAGTGGAACTCCGATAGGAAG GTTGTCACAATGATGTCTATGTCTGCCATCCTGAGCGGCGTCACCGCTCACAAAATCAGCAAAACCATCACGTTTTTATCGAATGAATTCGTGGTGTTGAGTAGGCCACCACAGGGTGGCGCCAGAcccttgctgctgctgctgccctgGCTGGGATCTCAGCCTCGGGGCTTGGCCAAATACTGTGACATATACCTGCGTAACGGCTTTGATGTGCTCATCGTGGAGAGCCGGGTCAGCCAGTTCCTTTGGCCGAAATGGGGCCTTGACTATGGCATGAAGGTCCTGGAGGTGCTGCAGAGCGACAGGTTtgtgtggcgccccctgctggtgcatGCTTTCTCAGTAGGGGGCTACACCTTCAGCCAGCTGCTGGTCCACATCTGCAGAAATCCCGGCCAGTATGACGGCCTGATTCGCAGGCTCCGAGGGCAGGTTTACGACAGCCTGGTGATGGGTTCCCTGGATCGCATGGCCGTAG GTCTGGGGAGGAGTTTGCTTCCCCAGGGGGAGAGCCTTGTGCGGGCGGCCAGCATGCTGTACTTTCGAGCTTTCAAGAGACACACGGTGGATTACTTTAACACCAACATCGACATCTTCTGGCACCGCCCCATTCAGGCACCTGCTCTCTTCTTCTCCTCTGAGAATGACCCAATGTGTGACCATCTCAAGATGAAGGAGATGATTGAGGACTGGCGAAAGCAAGGCGTGAGGGTGGACTGCAAGGCGTGGAAGGACTCCACCCATGCAGGACACCTGCGAGATCACCCTCAGGAGTACCTCTCCACGCTTCAGGAGTTCATACATTCTCTCAGCATGGTTCCCCTCAAAGCCAAAATGTGA
- the LOC125739112 gene encoding transmembrane protein 53-like isoform X7, with amino-acid sequence MMSMSAILSGVTAHKISKTITFLSNEFVVLSRPPQGGARPLLLLLPWLGSQPRGLAKYCDIYLRNGFDVLIVESRVSQFLWPKWGLDYGMKVLEVLQSDRFVWRPLLVHAFSVGGYTFSQLLVHICRNPGQYDGLIRRLRGQVYDSLVMGSLDRMAVGLGRSLLPQGESLVRAASMLYFRAFKRHTVDYFNTNIDIFWHRPIQAPALFFSSENDPMCDHLKMKEMIEDWRKQGVRVDCKAWKDSTHAGHLRDHPQEYLSTLQEFIHSLSMVPLKAKM; translated from the exons ATGATGTCTATGTCTGCCATCCTGAGCGGCGTCACCGCTCACAAAATCAGCAAAACCATCACGTTTTTATCGAATGAATTCGTGGTGTTGAGTAGGCCACCACAGGGTGGCGCCAGAcccttgctgctgctgctgccctgGCTGGGATCTCAGCCTCGGGGCTTGGCCAAATACTGTGACATATACCTGCGTAACGGCTTTGATGTGCTCATCGTGGAGAGCCGGGTCAGCCAGTTCCTTTGGCCGAAATGGGGCCTTGACTATGGCATGAAGGTCCTGGAGGTGCTGCAGAGCGACAGGTTtgtgtggcgccccctgctggtgcatGCTTTCTCAGTAGGGGGCTACACCTTCAGCCAGCTGCTGGTCCACATCTGCAGAAATCCCGGCCAGTATGACGGCCTGATTCGCAGGCTCCGAGGGCAGGTTTACGACAGCCTGGTGATGGGTTCCCTGGATCGCATGGCCGTAG GTCTGGGGAGGAGTTTGCTTCCCCAGGGGGAGAGCCTTGTGCGGGCGGCCAGCATGCTGTACTTTCGAGCTTTCAAGAGACACACGGTGGATTACTTTAACACCAACATCGACATCTTCTGGCACCGCCCCATTCAGGCACCTGCTCTCTTCTTCTCCTCTGAGAATGACCCAATGTGTGACCATCTCAAGATGAAGGAGATGATTGAGGACTGGCGAAAGCAAGGCGTGAGGGTGGACTGCAAGGCGTGGAAGGACTCCACCCATGCAGGACACCTGCGAGATCACCCTCAGGAGTACCTCTCCACGCTTCAGGAGTTCATACATTCTCTCAGCATGGTTCCCCTCAAAGCCAAAATGTGA
- the LOC125739112 gene encoding transmembrane protein 53-like isoform X3 — protein MATLCHKATAAADTDGDRRLPEICVKVEEEVPTVSRKSFSWRNSLKWNSDRKVVTMMSMSAILSGVTAHKISKTITFLSNEFVVLSRPPQGGARPLLLLLPWLGSQPRGLAKYCDIYLRNGFDVLIVESRVSQFLWPKWGLDYGMKVLEVLQSDRFVWRPLLVHAFSVGGYTFSQLLVHICRNPGQYDGLIRRLRGQVYDSLVMGSLDRMAVGLGRSLLPQGESLVRAASMLYFRAFKRHTVDYFNTNIDIFWHRPIQAPALFFSSENDPMCDHLKMKEMIEDWRKQGVRVDCKAWKDSTHAGHLRDHPQEYLSTLQEFIHSLSMVPLKAKM, from the exons ATGGCTACGTTGTGCCACAAGGCCACGGCAGCTGCGGACACAGACGGGGATCGTCGCTTGCCAGAAATTTGTGTGAAGGTGGAGGAGGAAGTGCCGACTGTCAGTAGAAA GTCCTTCTCCTGGCGAAATAGTCTGAAGTGGAACTCCGATAGGAAG GTTGTCACAATGATGTCTATGTCTGCCATCCTGAGCGGCGTCACCGCTCACAAAATCAGCAAAACCATCACGTTTTTATCGAATGAATTCGTGGTGTTGAGTAGGCCACCACAGGGTGGCGCCAGAcccttgctgctgctgctgccctgGCTGGGATCTCAGCCTCGGGGCTTGGCCAAATACTGTGACATATACCTGCGTAACGGCTTTGATGTGCTCATCGTGGAGAGCCGGGTCAGCCAGTTCCTTTGGCCGAAATGGGGCCTTGACTATGGCATGAAGGTCCTGGAGGTGCTGCAGAGCGACAGGTTtgtgtggcgccccctgctggtgcatGCTTTCTCAGTAGGGGGCTACACCTTCAGCCAGCTGCTGGTCCACATCTGCAGAAATCCCGGCCAGTATGACGGCCTGATTCGCAGGCTCCGAGGGCAGGTTTACGACAGCCTGGTGATGGGTTCCCTGGATCGCATGGCCGTAG GTCTGGGGAGGAGTTTGCTTCCCCAGGGGGAGAGCCTTGTGCGGGCGGCCAGCATGCTGTACTTTCGAGCTTTCAAGAGACACACGGTGGATTACTTTAACACCAACATCGACATCTTCTGGCACCGCCCCATTCAGGCACCTGCTCTCTTCTTCTCCTCTGAGAATGACCCAATGTGTGACCATCTCAAGATGAAGGAGATGATTGAGGACTGGCGAAAGCAAGGCGTGAGGGTGGACTGCAAGGCGTGGAAGGACTCCACCCATGCAGGACACCTGCGAGATCACCCTCAGGAGTACCTCTCCACGCTTCAGGAGTTCATACATTCTCTCAGCATGGTTCCCCTCAAAGCCAAAATGTGA